TGATACATGGCGACAATGTCGTTGAAGTAGCGCTGATAGGTTTGGATGTTTTTCAAAATCTGATCCCGACTCATTGGGTCCTGCTTGCCCACCTCCAAGATATGCGCTGAAAGAGTTGTGATCCCGGCATTGAATTTTTTTTGATACTTCAAATCATGTCTCAAAAAGAAGTCCTTTTCGTGCCGACGAAGCATCAGCATCAGTGCTTTGTCGTACTCAAAATCCGCATCCTCCACATCATGAATTGCCTGCCGGAGTTGTCCCTCCAGCCCATGGTCTTTGAATCCTCGCTCGTACATTTGCTTGGCCAACTGAGCGAGGGTTGCCTGATACGCTCGTAGCGACCCAGCAATCGAATCCTGCTTCTCTACAGGAAATATCTGCTGTGCTCTGAGGCGGCTATTGATCGACAGGAGGCTATCGATAATCTGACGATTGCGATCGAGATATTCGCTACGCCCAGAGGTCAAAAAATCGGGATTCCGAAAATCTCGTGTGAGAAATTCATGTTCGTACTGCCTAGCCTGGAGCAATCCCAAATGGATCTCTTGGAGACTATCTTTGAGGCCTTCGTATTTGTTGATGTTTTGAATGGCGAAATAAGTCCATACGCCAAAAATAAGGGTCAACACATAGGAAATAATAAACTTCCCTGAGAGTCCTTTGAAAAGTTCCATAGCTGTCTGTAGTATGAGGTATTCTAGTCTTAGGCACAAGATTAGATTGAAAACGCCACACGAGTAATGAGGAGCATGTTAAGTTTCTATGAACAAACCTAAACCACCACGTACACCAGTCAGAACAAAGAAATCTGATGCAATAGGCTCCCTTCCAGTTCCAATAGGCGCTTTTTGGCTGGCAAGCCACCGGCATAGCCCGTCAAAGACCCGTCGCTACCTATGATGCGATGACAAGGCACAACGATCGATAGGGCATTGGCCCCATTGGCAGATGCCACAGCACGAATGGCTCCTTCGTTGTTGAGACTCTGTGCCAAAGCCAAGTAACTTTTGGTCTGACCATAAGGCACTTGCATCAAATGCCCCCATACCTCCTTTTGAAAATCAGACCCCACTAAACGTAGGGACAAGTCAAATTCCCGCCGTTCTCCTACAAAATACTCCTGAAGTTGCTGGATACAAGCTTGGACAGTTGTACTGTCCTTCTCCACCATCACGGCATCAAGAGCAGACCATATCCTCTTGTCTACCGCTTCGCGCTGCTTGCGGTAGCGCCAGTCACAGAGACATATCTCTCCACCGTATGAGCCGATGATGAGTTCTCCCACGGGACTTTTGTAGTACTGGTAGTCGATGGTATCTGCCATGAACCTACAAGGTCTCTTTGATCCAATCCTCTGGCACCTGCTTGATGGCTTGAGTCAATTGCTCCCCCCAAAACTCCGACACGGCATGCATGTCTGTGAGTTCGTAGCGATGATGCTTGATGTCGAAACTGTCGTGCTCGTACTTGAGCACGTCGATCGGAAAATCCACGTCATTGGCACTCACGCGGGTAGAATCAAACGACAAGAAGCCTGTCTTCAAGGCAAACTGCAGGGTAGAATCCTTGGTCAACGTCCGACTCAAAATCGGCTTGCCATAGCCCGAGTTGCCAATGATGATGAAGGGCGAACCCTCACCCACTTCGATCCAATTGCCCTCCGGGTAAATCAAAAACAACCTGTGCTCCGAATCACCAGACAACTGACCTCCTATGATAGCATGCAGATTGAACTGCAACCCCGAATCCATGAGTGACTTTTTGTCCTCCTTTGCGACTTTTTTGATTTGATTGCCCAGTGCATTGGCGACCTCATACATTTTCTTGAAATCATTCTTTTCCCCTTCGATCACCTCTCTGAAATACACGAGTGCTTTGTCCCGCACAGAACGCAAACCAGAAGTCATCACGAAAAGTGCTTGTTTGTCTTTGCAATAGCTGTAGTACTTCTTACCAATGGTCGTCTCTGACCCTGAGGTCAATCGGGTATCCGAGATAGCCAGCAGTCCTTGTTTGACTTTGATTCCTAAGCAGTAGGTCATGTGCGTTTACTGTTGTTGGGTTACTTGTACGGTATAGGAGGTAAAATTATCACCTTGAGTGCTCAAAACCCCACGAATCGGTGAACAATCTTCATAATCCACCCCGTGACACACTTTGATATAATGGCTATCTCTCAACAGGTTGTTTGTAGGGTCATAACCCTGCCAACCAACCCCTGGGATCAATGCCTCTACCCAAGCGTGCATCATAGCGCTCCCGATGTGTCCCTCCCCTTGGTTGAGATATCCTGACACATAGCGCGCCGGAATGCCATTGGCCCGACAGGTCGCGATGAAAAGCTGTGCGAAATCTTGGCATACACCTGCCCGAGTCTCCAGCGTAGAACTCGGTGTGCTCAATAGGCTATTCACTCCCTCATAAAAGCTAAAGTTTTCAAAAATATATCGATTGATTTGATTCAAAAAATCACTACAGCTCTGACCTGAAGCCTGATGCATCAATACGGGTAATTGCTCACGAATGATAGATGTCGTCCGTGTAGGCGCCAAAAAAGCATGATGATCTATCTTAAACCCTATGGAGTTCAAAAGCTCATTTTCTTGAACATTGGGCTCCTCCGCCTGCTCATAGGGATTGATCTCTGCCACTTCCACTTGGCAATCTACCTGCAGCGAAAGTGCCGTAAACTCACCACTCGCACGAATCATCAACTGGTCAAACCCGTGCAAATTAGGTTGCAAGTAATGCCCTTCTCCAATGTTGTTTTGAACGGTGAACGACACGAATGATTGGTATTCGTCTGCTGCTGGCAACACGAGCAACGCAAACAACGCTTCGTTGACAGGGTACTCATACGAATTCTGAGTTTGATAACTGACCTGATACGTCGGCATATTTAGTAATTCAAGTATTCTTTGCTCAGCAAATTATTCAATTGGTTCAAGTAAGTCAGCGTATCTCCCAAAAATGCCAATGGGTCGTCTTCTATCTCTTCTACCGTACAGTATTTCAGAAATTCACTCTTACGCCCTATACTCCATTCGATGCTATTTTTCTCGGTGTTTTTTCTCACCCCTACCTGCAGCAGGTATTGCTGCAACTCACTGATATTGTATGCAATGGATCGTGGAAAACGCTCATTGAGCACCATAAATTCCAGTACCTGCTTCTCCTGCGGCAAAATCGAGTATTCGCGATGATACATATCCAAACCCTCCGCCGATTTGAGCAAAGACCCCAATTGAAAACTTGCCACAGAGTGGTTTTCTTTACTCTCTTCCAACTCATTGATGTCGTTGAACTTGCTGATTAGTATCCGAGTCACCTGTATTGCACGCTCGAGGTGCAGTCCCATCTTGATGAAAGCCCACACTTCATCATGGAGCATAGTCGACTCGACACGGTACTTGATGATTGCACAGTTCTCTATTGTAGTATTCGTAAAATCGTACAACCCCTTTGTTTTGTAAAAGTCCTCAGGGTAATCATGGATAAATCGATAAAATTTATTCATCGCATTCCACACATCCGTGGATATCAAATCACGGGCTCCACGAGCGTTCTCTCTGGCAAAATGCATACATGACTTGATCGATGCGCTATTGCCCTCATCCATCGCAACCGCCACCAAAATATCCTCCTCAAACGCATACTCGCTAGATTCGTCCAGCCCCACCATATTGATGATGCTTTTCAAGGCCAACTCTCGTTGCAAATCAGAAGTGGTATCCAATGCCGAAAAATATTGCACATTGAGATAGCGACTCAGATGCTCAGAGCGCTCTATATACCTACCAAACCAATACAAATTATCCGCTACTCTCGCCAACATATTCTCTTAGATTTTGACCTGAAACGAGTGTCTCAGGAGTTACACTTTATTGATTGAATCACGACTATCTGGAGCATCTGACCCCTGTGATCACTCCAGTCGGTGGTCACACATCAGCTACCCATGTATCCTTGGCTCCTCCACCTTGCGACGAATTGACAATCAGACTACCTCTCTTGAGTGCTACGCGTGTCAGCCCCCCTTTGAGCACAAACTCATAGTCCTTGCCTAGCAAGGTAAAAGCTCGTAAGTCCACGTGCCGGGGCTCGAACTGATTGGTCTCATCGATGTAGGTAGAGTGTGACGATAGACTCATGATAGGCTGAGCAACATACTCCCGAGGATCATCCTTGATCTTGGCCCGCATCTCCTCGCACTCGGCCTTGGTCGCAGCACTCCCTACGAATATCCCATAGCCTCCACTCTGGTCGACAGGCTTCACGACGAGTTCTTCGATGTGCTGCAGTACATGATCCATCTCCACAGGGTTTTCACACTGATAGGTGTGTACATTTTGCAGGATTGGATCTTGATCCAAATAATACTTAACAATTTGTGGCATATAGGAATAGACCGCTTTGTCATCCGATGCACCTGTACCAGGGGCATTGATCAGACTGACATTGCCTTGGCGGTAGACATCCATCAACCCAGGCACTCCGAGCATAGAATCCGGATTGAACACCAACGGATCCAAAAATTCGTCATCAATGCGCCGATAGAGCACATCCAATTTCTTTCGCCCATAGATCGTCTTCATATAGAGAAATCCATGATCCACAAACAAATCCCGACCTTCGACCAACTCCATTCCCATGCTCTGAGCCAGAAAACTATGCTCATAGTACGCCGAATTGTAAATCCCTGGAGTGAGCACCGCACACCGTGCAGCATCTACGCCTTCAGGTGCTACCGAATGCATACAAGTTGCTAAGGCGGCTGGATAGTCAAATACCGTCCCGACCTTCAATTGCTTGAAAAGTACTGAAAGTGACTTTTTCAGAGCATCTCGATTGCTCAGCACATAACTCACCCCAGACGGACAACGCACATTGTCTTCCAACACATAAAAATTATCATCACTATGCTTGATCAGATCGGTCCCAGAGATATGATTGTACACCCCTCCTGGAGGCTCAAAGCCCACCATGTATTTGTTGTAATTGACCGAAGAAAATATCAATTCTGCAGGAACGACTTTATCCTTGAGTATTTTCTTTTCGTTGTAAATGTCTTTGAGAAATAAATTGATGGCAACATTTCGTTGGATCAAGCCCTCTTCCAATCGTGCCCATTCGGTACTCGTGATGATACGTGGCATCAAATCGAACGGAAAGATCCTCTCCGTTCCTTTCGGGTTATCCGCATAAGTAGCAAAGGTGATCCCTTGCAGCAAAAAGGATAATTTGGTCGCTTCATTGACTCGCTTAAAATCCTCGGCACCATATCTATTGAAATGATCGAAAACTCGCTCGTAAGGTTTCTTGATTACTCCACCATGATCAAACACCTCATCCAAGAGTCGATCGTTGACCGCATACGATTCTAATATTTTCCCATTCATGTCTGTCGGTTTTTTTCTACTACCACACCCATCAGGGTGTCAGACAAAAATAGGATTCATGACAATCAATTATTATGACATATGACGCGGGTCATTCACTCTTTAGTCATGTCATAAACTGCAATACAGCATACCTGTCATCAAGCAGGGAGCTTTGTCTACCTTACCGGTTCGTTACAAAATAGCTCTCTGACCCGCCAAATTTCGTATTGTAATAATCAAAGGCCTTAGTCAAATCCGAACGGTTCTTCAAATCAATCCCTTTCTCCTTGATAAAATCTGACATTTCATTTTCGTGATGCTCTGCAAATAATCCCATAAACTCCTTTTTGCTTTGCGCCAAGGAGTGAATCACTCCGTCCATCAATACATAGTATGGGGCATACTCCAACTCGTCGTACTTGCTAAACTTGAGTCCTTCTCGGTAGAGCAACACAATCTTGCCATCCGATAGTACCTCAAAGAAAAAATTTTGCTCATTCATGCCAAACGTTCCCGAGACATACTTTTCAGTCATACCAGTCTCAGGATTGATCACAGCGACCTTTGTTACTTTATCTGCCGTCCAGTTGTAGATATGTCGGCCCGTCCGAATCATCAAATCATTTCCATCCACATTGATCGTGACATCTCCATAAATCACCTCATCGGGCGTCACAATGAACCCCGATTCATTGTGAGGGTCCCCCTGAGCACAAATCCCGATGGACAACAACAACGCACAAGCACTACAAACTATTTTTCTCTTCATGGCAGCTGATTCAATCTGATTCACATCAGACGTGTTTTTGAATGTAGAAGATCAATCACTCGCAGAGCATATTGATTCTTTATTCTACCCACAAAGCAAACATTCTTGACTCATTCGGCAAGCCCCAATCCAGGACCTTAATCAAAGCATAACTTCTGCCAACAATTCTTGAGAATAAAAGCACAAAAGAATAACTATCCCTTAATACATCAACCGATACGTTGGCCATTGCTCACTGACCTCTCAGGCTGAACAATCGTGACACTCCCTTCTTCTCCTATTGCGCCGAGCAGGAGACACTCACTCATCATGTTGGCGATCTGCTTGGGAGGGAAATTGACCACTGCCAACACCTGTCTGCCTATCAAATCCTCTGGTGCATACAGCTTAGTCACTTGGGCAGAGGTCTTGCGCTGACCGAGTTCTCCAAAATCAAGCACCAATTGATAGGCAGGGTTCCTCGCTTCTTCAAATACACGAGCCTTCAGTACCGTCCCCACTCTGATGTCCACTTTTTGAAACTCAGACCATGTTATATGATTTTCCATAGCCCAAAACTAAACCACTCTCCACTAAGACCAAAGGAGCATAAAACATACTCTACTAGGCCTGCAAATCAAAAACTAAACCTTCCTAAAAGGAATCGTCATGGCGCTATTCAAAGTCACGTTAGTGCTCTGTTTCATTCCCTATTGAAACCAGCCAAAAAAACTCTAAACATCCCAAACCAATTTTCAACAATCGAGTATCCATATGTAGTATATTTACTATTTATCAATCAATACTACATCATGTCAACAATTACATTAAAAGGAAACGAAATCCATACCTCAAGTGAATTGCCCACAGTAGGCAGTCAAGCTCCAGATTTCAACTTGGTCAAAAGTGACCTCTCTGGCGTCAGTTTGGCAGAGTTTGCAGGGTCCAAATTGATCCTCAACATCTTCCCGAGCGTGGATACTGGCACATGCGCAGCTTCTGTTCGCAAGTTCAATCAGGAGGCTTCCAAACTCGACAACACCAAAGTCCTTTGCGTCTCTAGAGATCTACCATTTGCCCTGGGACGCTTTTGTGGTGCTGAAGGCATAGAAAACGTCACCACTGCTTCGGACTTTGTCGACGGTAGCTTTGGCCAAAACTATGGACTAGACATCATCGATGGTCCTTTGAGAGGTCTACATTCGCGGTGCATCATCGTACTGGATGAGAAAGGCACAGTACTCTACACCGAGCAAGTCGCTGAAACTGTAGACGAGCCAAACTATGACGCAGCTATGGCTGCATTGGCTTAAAAAACTATAGCCAATATCTCTTAACATTAGACTTTGAGAAATCAAAAAAAGTATTAGTTTGCCAATCGAAACCTCTACCATTCATTTGTTTAAGGTTTCGATTGTAATGTAGAAGATACATTGAACATGAATGTGTTCTCGCGAGATCTTTACCACTTGCAACCAGCTGCATTTATTTAGAGGAAAGAAAGTGAGCGTGGGTTAGTCCTCACAGACGATTAATTCATACTCATTTCCTCTATATGCTTCCGAGCGGATCTTATTGCCGGCATAATCATAATACACAACTACATAATAGTCCGCTTCCGCAAAACGCTTTTCGGCAAAATAGATGTTTTTCTCAGCACTCCCTAGGTTGTATATGTCATTGAACACAGGTGGAATCACCAAGCCCAAGGTACTGTGATACACCCCGTACAGATTATCTACACGGATTTCGATGGTTTGACCTCCTGCTACCTTACTCAAAAAATCGTATCCATCGATGCGATCTATATGTACCAACTCATCATAGACATTGCGAACAAGCCATCTTCCCTCCTCCTGGGCGAGAAAGGCACTGTCCGTCCAATACACAATCTGGTCATAGCGCCCCTCCACCAAGGTATGGTTGTGATCATCTAGGATTCCATATCCCCCCTCTGTTTTGACCACATACAGAGCGTCGCTGTAGACTCTGATCTTCTCCTCATACTCTAGATTGAGCAAGATACGCTCCGTAAAATTGTATGCTCCAAACTTGCCACGGTACAACACATCTGCAACACCATCTTTGGCCTCCATGATCGCATCATAGCGCACACGCATGATTGGTCGCCCTTTTTCGTCCACTGCACCGTATTGTCCATCACGCTTGACCGAAAACACCGAGTCTGCAATAAACCCCAATTCGTCATAGCTCTCCGCAAACAACAACTCCCCGTCACCATAGAGGTATTGCTTCCCATTGCGCTTGATCACCAGATAATGTACCCCCAAGCGGCGACTCGAACTCAAAGCTTGGATGTATTCACCCTCTTGTACATCGATCACCTTTTTGTTAGGAAAAATCGCCATCCCCTGATTGTCTCGAAATACAATGACCATGTCTTCTCCTATCAACTTCACTGAATCCACATTGAGTATGGGTTCGTCATGGATGTTTTTGTTGTACACTGCCCACTTTTCAGCTTGTCTGAGCCCTAGCCATTCGTAGTTCTGCAACACATCATCGTAGACCGCCTCTGTCAGCTGATCATCTTGCTGATCGTAGATATAGTAGCCCTGAGCCGTCCGAAACGTCCAAGTCTCATAGACAGTATTGATACTCACGCTGGAGTCTGGACTCAGTACTCGCAAATGCTCGTCTAGAAGTGTCTCATAATCTGACGTATACCCAACAATGTGCTTGTCATTGATTAGTTCCACTTCTTCGTACTTCAAATCAATCTTCTTTTCATTGGTCAAAATTTGGTGAAGATTGGTTACACCAAAAACCCCATCTTGTTCGACCACCCAAAACGGTCCTTCCATGTAAATATCATCATATGCTGGATCCAAGTATATTTCCCCTGTGATACTGACCAGACCCATTTTACCATTTTCTCTAAACGCCACCAACTGCTGATTGAGCACAGTGACCTCCTCGTATCGATTTGGTAAAATCACGTCACCCGTTTTGTATATCGCTCCCTTCATTCCGTTTTCGCTGATACACAGTACACCGGAGCCTAGGTCCTTGTACGAATCGATAAACCCCTGATAGATCACCGTCCCTTCACGGTTGATCAACGAGAACACATTGTTTTGCTTCACTTCCAAAATCTGCTCGGTGACATTGCCACAGAGGTAGTCCAAACTAATGTCCTCATAAGGCCCTCCCAAAAATTCATTCCCATCCACGTCATAAAAAGCATACTCCCCCTCAAAATAAAACGGATAGAGTACCTGTTGATTGAGAAGTTCTAAGCGTGCAACCGAATCCATAAACTGCTGGTACACTTGCTGATTGAAAGGTTTGAGTTTGGAAGCATCCAACCCCACCGTATGATACAGTAAGCCTAAGGCTCGACGTGTCAATTTGTTATTGTGGTAGGAATTAATAAATTCCAATATCTGACCCTCTTCCAGTCCTGCAACTCTCTTGTCATATATCTTTTGTTCGACCACAGAGCGATAGGGAGTATTGGGAAACTCAATCAAAAAATCTTCCAGCTCAGCCAAAGCATTGGATCTGGTTTTGGCCTCATAGGCCAAAGTTTCGAACCGACGCTTGGCGATGAGGTACTGTGCTGCATCAGGGTATTGCTTGATGAAATCTTCATAAGCTTGCCAATCCCCTTGTCTCTCCGCTGCTGCAAAAGCCAGCTCGTCGCGCCGGGTCTTTGCCTCAGGCACTTCTACCGCATCCGAATAGTGTGAAATAAAGAAAGCATATGCCGTCAACTCATCCCTCTCACGTGCACGACCATATGCCACACTATCGATCCTTGTCTTGGCCCCATCAAAATCATCTGGCGTCAAATCCGCCTTGTCTATCTCATCACTGTGATCTTCGGTACGGTCAGGAAGCAAATCTATGGCATGCAAAATATAATCATGGGCTACATCCACGTCGCGGTTGTCATAAGCCTCCGCGACATACAGCTGTGCGTATGCATAAAAAACCAGCGGGTTCAATGTATCCTTTTCGTACGATCGTTCTAGGTATGCTTCTGCCTTCTCAAACTCTTCCTTTTCGATTGCCCGCAAGGCCTGTTTGGATCGATCTGCCCAAAGCAACTGCGCACAAAACATCAGCACCCACAGGACTGCATTGGTTTTCATCAAGAATTTTCGTCTGGTCATTATGCGAAAATAATCATTTCGGAGGAACCCAATTCATGCCCAAGACAAATCAAAGGGAAATGAACACATGAAGACACCACCTCCCATACACGAATACGGTCTCCCCATAGGATATACCAATAGTCCACCTATTTTTGTCCAAAGACACCACTCTATATGGACATACAACAACTCAACAAAGAACTCGGGAACATTGACCTCTACCTTTTGGACCATTTACTCAAAGGACATGTATTACCTGATGCCAACATCCTAGATGCAGGATGCGGTGAAGGTCGAAACTTGATCTACTTCCTCAACAACAGGTATCAAGTCTATGGCATAGACCAAAACCCTGACGCTATCCGCATGCTCCAATTCATCGTAGGAGCCAACTACGCACCCTACGACAAGGAAAGGTTCACTACGGGCGATATAGCAGATATGCCCTACGCAGACCAAAGTTTCGAACTAGTGATCTCCAGTGCAGTACTGCATTTCTGCCCAAGCGACGAGGTATTTTGGTCAGCCATCCAAGAAATGACCCGTGTACTCAAGCCAGGAGGCACGCTCTTCATCCGGATGACTTCCGACGTAGGACTCAACTTAGAACCGAGTGCGTCAGCACAACACCTCCTACCGGACGGCAGCCTACGCTACTTGATCGACTCCTCCAAAATCGAACATCTTACAAGTAGATTTGGCTATGAACACATAGAGCCTATCAAAACTGTCGTGGTAGATCAAATGCGAAGTATGGCAACCCTTGTCCTAAGAAAAAACTAAATCGATCTGCACGCTTGGCATCAATAATTTGTAATATTACTATCCTATCCACCGCTGAATCTTATGGGTATTCCATAATTTTGATGGGCTAATAGATAGATATGCTTCGGACAATTCTTTTTTCAATACTCCTACTCACTTCACTGACAGGGAAATCGCAGAATTTCTTCGATTGGCAGTACCATGATCGGTATTTCTCTGTGTTTGCAGGGACAGGGTGGACGGGCTATGTGGGAGACTTGACCAATGGTAAACCCTTCACTTCGGGACTCTCGCACTTCAACATCGGAGCAGAGGCCCGACTCTACTCTAGAATCGCCGCACGCGTACAATACACGGTATACAAACTTGAAGGCAGTGACAAAAATGCGGCAGACAGTTCCTACAACAGGCAACGCAACCTCTCCTTTCACTCAGTCAATCACGAGTGGCAAGCACAGATGGTCTACTACCTGTTCAAATACAACAAAAAATACTACAAGAGAAGACCCTACGAGCCCTATGTTGCCATTGGTGTAGGCCAAACCTTCTTCAACCCAAAAGCAGATCTGTACGATACACAAGCTGACAAAATCAAAACCTACCCTCTACGAGACTACCGTACCGAAACAGACTCTTACGGCAAGGCGGCTTGGATCATCCCTGTCGATTTGGGTGTCAAACTCGCCATCAATGAATTCATGAATCTGGGAGTAGATGCGGGCTACCGTTTTGCCTTTACGGGCTATCTCGACGATGTACACGGCGACTATGCCGACCCCAATGGTGACGGTACAGGCTACCCAGATGGCACCATCTCTTCTTCACTCAGCAATCGCAAATTTGAGAGTGACGTATACATCATCAACCAAGAAGCGTTTGACGAATTGATCCCAGGAGCACAACGGGGCAATGGTAAGTTTGACTCTTACTTTATGCTCAATTTCAACTTGGAAATCTATCTACCCAAAGACGTCTTTCGTTCCAAGAAAGGAAGAGGTCGAAAGGGCAAGATACTAGGCAAACCAGGAGCATATGACTGATCTTAAACGTATATTTTTACTCGTCCTATGGACTAGCGCTTGTAGCACAGCCCTTCTTGCTCAAAACAAAATCCAAATCGCCAAAGTCAAATACAACGGAGGCGGGGACTGGTACGGCAACAAAACCGCCCTACCCAATCTGGCAGTATTCTGCAACCAACAGCTCCACACCAACCTCGATACCGAGGATGAAGTTGTAGAAATCGGCAGCCCAGACCTCTTTCTCTATCCCTACACCTACCTGACCGGTCACGGCAACATTGTACTCTCACCCCATGAGGCAGAAAACCTTAGAAACTACTTGATCTCTGGGGGATTCTTGCATATCGACGACAATTATGGATTGGACCCATTTATTCGTTTGGAAATGAAAAAGGTATTTCCAGGATTGGAATTCGTGGAGCTCCCTCCGGACCACCCGATCTACCAACAAAAATTCAAATTCCCGAATGGGCTACCCAAAATCCACGAACACGACGGCAAGCCAGCACAGGGCTTTGGAATCATCCATGAAGGTCGGCTGGTATGCTTCTACTCCTATGAATCGGATCTAGGCAACGGCTGGGAAGACCAATCCATTTACAACGATCCCGAAAGCGTACGACTCAAAGCTCTTCAAATGGGGGCCAACATCATCAGCTATGCATTCATGCAGTAGCTAGCGGTTCTGGGCCTTGATCCCAAACATGAAGTGACATTTTTCTCCCTGAGACAATACCACCAACCCTTCTCCTGTATTGAAAGCATTGGGTGGACATGACACAGGCTCCACAGCCAATTGATGACGGGTATCAGGAGAATAGATTTGGCAGTAACCATAGCTTTTGTCTTGCCATAGCTGCAGTTCCAAAGCATTGGAAGTATCATACATCGACACCACAAATGGCCCTGCTCCTCCATCCACTACAGCAAAACAATCGTCCAAGGCACAACTCCCCATACTACTCGCGACCTCAAAACCATGAGTGTCAGACACAGCATTGCCTACCAATGAAGAAATGCGCTTAGCCGCTCCTATCTGCAATTCTACCTGGGATAGCCCTTGATCAAATTGAAAATAGGGATGCCACCCATCTCCAATAGGCAGAGTAGAGTATCCTGTATTTTCAACTTGAGTACCGAAAGACACTCCGTCCTCTCCGTACACTACCTCTATCATCACGCGATAAGCAAACGGGTAACCTGTTTCTGTCCCGAGATAGTCATAACCCAAAACAAGTTTGCATTCGGTATCCCCGTCTATGG
The DNA window shown above is from Reichenbachiella sp. 5M10 and carries:
- a CDS encoding bifunctional 2-polyprenyl-6-hydroxyphenol methylase/3-demethylubiquinol 3-O-methyltransferase UbiG gives rise to the protein MDIQQLNKELGNIDLYLLDHLLKGHVLPDANILDAGCGEGRNLIYFLNNRYQVYGIDQNPDAIRMLQFIVGANYAPYDKERFTTGDIADMPYADQSFELVISSAVLHFCPSDEVFWSAIQEMTRVLKPGGTLFIRMTSDVGLNLEPSASAQHLLPDGSLRYLIDSSKIEHLTSRFGYEHIEPIKTVVVDQMRSMATLVLRKN
- a CDS encoding WG repeat-containing protein, whose translation is MKTNAVLWVLMFCAQLLWADRSKQALRAIEKEEFEKAEAYLERSYEKDTLNPLVFYAYAQLYVAEAYDNRDVDVAHDYILHAIDLLPDRTEDHSDEIDKADLTPDDFDGAKTRIDSVAYGRARERDELTAYAFFISHYSDAVEVPEAKTRRDELAFAAAERQGDWQAYEDFIKQYPDAAQYLIAKRRFETLAYEAKTRSNALAELEDFLIEFPNTPYRSVVEQKIYDKRVAGLEEGQILEFINSYHNNKLTRRALGLLYHTVGLDASKLKPFNQQVYQQFMDSVARLELLNQQVLYPFYFEGEYAFYDVDGNEFLGGPYEDISLDYLCGNVTEQILEVKQNNVFSLINREGTVIYQGFIDSYKDLGSGVLCISENGMKGAIYKTGDVILPNRYEEVTVLNQQLVAFRENGKMGLVSITGEIYLDPAYDDIYMEGPFWVVEQDGVFGVTNLHQILTNEKKIDLKYEEVELINDKHIVGYTSDYETLLDEHLRVLSPDSSVSINTVYETWTFRTAQGYYIYDQQDDQLTEAVYDDVLQNYEWLGLRQAEKWAVYNKNIHDEPILNVDSVKLIGEDMVIVFRDNQGMAIFPNKKVIDVQEGEYIQALSSSRRLGVHYLVIKRNGKQYLYGDGELLFAESYDELGFIADSVFSVKRDGQYGAVDEKGRPIMRVRYDAIMEAKDGVADVLYRGKFGAYNFTERILLNLEYEEKIRVYSDALYVVKTEGGYGILDDHNHTLVEGRYDQIVYWTDSAFLAQEEGRWLVRNVYDELVHIDRIDGYDFLSKVAGGQTIEIRVDNLYGVYHSTLGLVIPPVFNDIYNLGSAEKNIYFAEKRFAEADYYVVVYYDYAGNKIRSEAYRGNEYELIVCED
- a CDS encoding DUF6089 family protein is translated as MLRTILFSILLLTSLTGKSQNFFDWQYHDRYFSVFAGTGWTGYVGDLTNGKPFTSGLSHFNIGAEARLYSRIAARVQYTVYKLEGSDKNAADSSYNRQRNLSFHSVNHEWQAQMVYYLFKYNKKYYKRRPYEPYVAIGVGQTFFNPKADLYDTQADKIKTYPLRDYRTETDSYGKAAWIIPVDLGVKLAINEFMNLGVDAGYRFAFTGYLDDVHGDYADPNGDGTGYPDGTISSSLSNRKFESDVYIINQEAFDELIPGAQRGNGKFDSYFMLNFNLEIYLPKDVFRSKKGRGRKGKILGKPGAYD
- a CDS encoding DUF4159 domain-containing protein, whose product is MTDLKRIFLLVLWTSACSTALLAQNKIQIAKVKYNGGGDWYGNKTALPNLAVFCNQQLHTNLDTEDEVVEIGSPDLFLYPYTYLTGHGNIVLSPHEAENLRNYLISGGFLHIDDNYGLDPFIRLEMKKVFPGLEFVELPPDHPIYQQKFKFPNGLPKIHEHDGKPAQGFGIIHEGRLVCFYSYESDLGNGWEDQSIYNDPESVRLKALQMGANIISYAFMQ